A segment of the Campylobacter vulpis genome:
AGGGTGTCTAAAGTTTGCACGATGTGTTCTTGTTCGCATAATGGCGGCAGGGGGATAGAAAAGTTTTTTAAAATATCTAGCGGTGGAATATTTTTAATAGCTGAGCCTTTGCTGTTTTCTTGAGATTTTTGCTTAATAAGAAAATCAAAAAAAATCATAAAATATGGTATCCACTCTTCATTGACTAGCTTGATTTTCATTAAGGCTTGATTGATAATTCCTTTTGGTGCATTTTTTGGAATTCTAAAAATTTCGCCTATCGTCCCCGCACAACTTACAATAATGTCATTTTCAAAAACTTCAAATTGCTTTAGTTTTTCAAAATGTTCTAATGAAATATAGTATTCCCCTAGAGTTTCGCTCTTTTGAATAGCATTTTTTTGCTCGTATATTTTTACCGCATTACTTCCATTTGGGATAAACATATCTTTTGTAATTGCACTCCCAAAGGGTCCTTTTTTCATCTCACAAATATCCCCAAGTTTTACCCACGCCCAAGAATTTGGGATTTCAAAGGGTGCTTCGCTAAGGTTTAAGGGCGTGATTTCCTTGCATTTTGTAAGCTCTTTTTTTAGCATTTGTATTTGAGATTTAAAAAGGGCTTTTTTATCTTTGTCTTTTTCAAGCTTTAATTCTTTTTCACATTTTTTTAACTCTTTTTCTAAATTTTTGCGTTTTTCTTTTATGGCTTCGTTGTAAGTATTGATTTCATCAAAGGCGGAGAGTGTAGGGGAGCTTCTGCGATAAAGTTTGCTTAAACTGCCCTCTAGGGCAAGTTTAAGCAAACTCTTTTCAATTCTCTTTTCAATTCTCTTTAAATTCTCTTTAGTGATAGCAAAATCATTTGCGAGTGTAACGAGCAAATCAAGTTTTTTGACGATTTCTTGCTGTTCGCATAATGGCGGCAGGGGGATAGAAAGATTTTGTATCATCGGTATTGTTAATTGCGGAATACTTGTTCCGCTTGATTTTGGAATTAAAGGCATTAAGACATAAGCTAAATAATTTAAATTTATTGCTTCGTTTGGAATAGCCACTAAAAGACGGATTATAGGGTAAAAAGGCTCATTTCTTACACATACAAAACCTATCGTGCCTCTGCCTGAAATCGTTATAGCAGACTTTTTAACATAAGCTTCGTTTGTAAAACCATACAAGCCATTATTTTTTACCCCATTTGTATAAATTGGGACTTGACAATTTTCTGTTTGTGTGCTTGAAAAAAGTTGCGGTTTATCTCCACCAGCAAATAAATCTTCACAAATATCCCCAAGTTTTACCCACGCCCAAGAATTTGGGATAGTAAAGGGCGGGGTAGTCGTCATTGCGAGAGTTTCGCTAGAAACTTGCGGCAATCTATTTGCGGTTTTTGGTGTGTGGTTTGCTTCGGCTTCGCCTCGCAATGACGCAGGGGTAATAATAGGCTGAATTTCTTTGCATTTTGTAAGCTCTTTTTTTAGAATTTGGATTTGAGATTTTAGCTCTTGTTTGCCTTGTAGATTGCTTCGCTCGCTTTGCTCCCTCGCAATGACGGATTGGGGCTTTTTAAGTTTGATTTCTAGCTTTTTAAGCTCTTTTTCTAAATCTTTGCGTTTTTCTTTTATGGCTTCGTTGTAAGTATTGATTTCATTAAAGGCGTTAAGCCCATTATTTTCACGGCGGAATCTAGCAGTAAGTTTGCCTTTAATGGCATAG
Coding sequences within it:
- a CDS encoding restriction endonuclease subunit S, with amino-acid sequence MKTDTLKKSLLDYAIKGKLTARFRRENNGLNAFNEINTYNEAIKEKRKDLEKELKKLEIKLKKPQSVIAREQSERSNLQGKQELKSQIQILKKELTKCKEIQPIITPASLRGEAEANHTPKTANRLPQVSSETLAMTTTPPFTIPNSWAWVKLGDICEDLFAGGDKPQLFSSTQTENCQVPIYTNGVKNNGLYGFTNEAYVKKSAITISGRGTIGFVCVRNEPFYPIIRLLVAIPNEAINLNYLAYVLMPLIPKSSGTSIPQLTIPMIQNLSIPLPPLCEQQEIVKKLDLLVTLANDFAITKENLKRIEKRIEKSLLKLALEGSLSKLYRRSSPTLSAFDEINTYNEAIKEKRKNLEKELKKCEKELKLEKDKDKKALFKSQIQMLKKELTKCKEITPLNLSEAPFEIPNSWAWVKLGDICEMKKGPFGSAITKDMFIPNGSNAVKIYEQKNAIQKSETLGEYYISLEHFEKLKQFEVFENDIIVSCAGTIGEIFRIPKNAPKGIINQALMKIKLVNEEWIPYFMIFFDFLIKQKSQENSKGSAIKNIPPLDILKNFSIPLPPLCEQEHIVQTLDTLFTLKKGLRVD